In Planctomycetota bacterium, the genomic stretch AACACCGAGCGGCCCGCCACGATCGAGCACGGCACCAACGTGCTCGTCGGCCGCGATCCGGCCCGAATCATCGCCGAAAGCCGCCGGGCGCTTGCCCGACCGCCCGGGCCTCCGGCCGCTCCGCCGCTGTGGGACGGGCGGGCCGCCGAACGTATTGTGGACGTCCTTGCGACCACCCTCTGAGGCGCCGGGAGAGCCACCGTGCCCATCGGGTCCCCTGCCTACGACCGACGCAGGCTTCGGCTGCTCGCCCGCGAGGTGCTCGGCCCCGACGTGCTCGACATCGGCTACGCGCAATTGCCGAACCCGCATCTGCGGCAGTTCCGCACGGTGGGCCTCGACCTCGCCAGGCCGAAGCAGCCCTCCGGCTATGCCGAGGAAATCGTGGGGGATGCGATGAACCTGGCCGCTGCCCTCGGCGCGCGCCAGTTCCACAGCATCGTCTGCGGCGACATCATCGAGCACCTCGAGGCCCCATACGCATTCCTGCGGAGCCTGCATCCCTTCCTCGCCGGCGGCGGCCGGCTCGTGCTCTCCACGCCCAATCCGCTGGGCTTCCCTCAAGCGCTCTTCGAGTTCCTGGGCAGCCGCCGATTCTACTACACGGAGGAGCACATGTTCAGCTTCCTGCCGCGCTGGGTGGCCCACATGCTGCAAGTGACAGGCTTTCGGCTGGCGAAGACCCGCCCCGTGGGCCTGAATCTGCTGCTCTTCGTCCCCTGGTGCCCGACATTCATGAGCTACGACGTGGTCTATGTCGCCGAGCCCAGGCAGAACGGCAAGGAGAGGTCCGGCAATGAGACAACGCCTGCTTGAGCTTCTGGCCTGCCCGCAGTGCGAGAGCGGCTTCCGTCTCTGGGCGGGGGAGCCCGGAGAGCGCTCCGCGAGCGAGGTGGAAACCGGCGTGCTCCAGTGCGAACGAGGTCACGTGTATCCAGTCGTGGTCGGGATCCCGCGGCTACTCCCGGCAGCGATGGGCAGATTCCTTCCTGTGATGGGAGATCAGGTCCAGGCGCTTCCCCCGCCAGTGCGCGAGATCGCCCTCCGCGAAGCCGGGGCCCGCGACCATGCGTTCGAGAGGCAGTTCGCTCACACCCAGCGGAGCTTCACGTCGGAATGGGCCGCGTTAGGAGCAGCGGGGAGCGCCTGGGGGCGCAGCGTGGCCGCTCGCAGGCAGCTCTTTCTCGACTCGTTCGGGCTCGCCGCGGACGCATTGCGGGGCAAGACGGTGCTCGACGTGGGATGCGGCCATGGCGAAGTGGAACTGGCGCTGTGCGACTCCGGCGCAGAGGTCTTTGCCATGGATCTGTCGTTCTCAGTGGATTACGTGCGAGCCAGGCTCCGTGCCGTGGCACGGGAGCACGCGGCGAACGTGCACATTGTGCAGGCCAACGCGCACCATGTGCCGTTCAAAAAGCACGCGTTCGACTTGGTCCACAGCGCCGGCGTACTGCACCACACTCCCGACACTGCCGCAGGGTTTCGCAGCGTGGCGGCGCGGGCCAAGACCGGCGGCGCCTGCTTCATCGAGGTCTACTCCACCGAGCTGAAGAACTGGTTCGACTACTCAGTCTACCTCGCGTTCCGCGCCGCGCGTCCCGTGACGAGCCGCCTGCCCCACTGGCTGTTGCACGGCGTGTGCTGGAGCGGCGCCCTGCCGCTCTGGGCTTTCGTGAGGGTCTACAATGCACTGGCCGGGCGCGAACGGTACACGCGGCGCACGGTGCGCGAGATGCAGCTCTCGCTTTTCGACGCGCTGTCGCCGCGATATGCCTGGCACCACACGACCGACGAAGTGACAGGCTGGTTCCGCACGCTCGGTTTCGAGGGAATGCGGAAGACATTCGCCAATCACAACGGCTTTGGCATCACCGGTGTCCTGGCATCGAAAGGGTCGTAGACTCCTCACACCGTCTCGTTGCGGCGACGGGCGCCAACCTGGGGGGACGACTGTGTGCGGCATCGCGGGCCTGATCTGGTGCAGCGGCGAAGCGCCGCCGGTGGAGCTGTTGCTCCGCATGGCCGACGCGCAACGACACCGCGGCCCGGACGGCGAAGGCTTCGCCCTGCTCTCGCTCGATCCGCATGGTTCACGAGGTTTCTCGCGGAACGCTCCCCCGCCGGCCGTGCCGCGGCCGGTCGGGGGGTTCGCCTTCCGCCGGCTCGCGATTCTGGACCTCACGGACGCCGCGGCGCAGCCGATGAGCAACGACGACGGCTCGGTGTGGCTGGTCTTCAACGGCGAGGTGTACAACTACGTCGAGCTGCGGGCCGAGCTGGAGGCCCGCGGCTGCCGCTTCCGCTCGACGGGCGACACCGAGGTCGTGCTCAGGGCGTACGAGGCCTGGGGTGTGGACTGCTTCGCGCGGTTCAACGGCATGTGGGGCATCGGGCTCTGGGACGCCCGCCAGGGCGCCCTGATCCTGTGCCGCGACCGCTTCGGGGTGAAGCCGCTGCACTATCATTTCGATGGCACGCGCCTGGTGTTCGCCTCGGAGATCAAGGCCCTGCTCGAGGCCCCGTGGGTGCGCCGCGAGCCCGACGACACCGCGATCGCCGACTACCTGGTGCACCGCCGCGTCAACTGCACCGAACACACGTTCTTTCGAGGCATCTGGTCGCTGCCGGCCGGACACTTCCTGCGGCTGGAGCTTCCCTCGCCTGTCCCACAGCTGCGCTTGGCCAAGTGGTGGGACATTCGCGAGCATCTCAAGGAACCCCCGCACAGCGAGGCGGCGTGCTTCGAGGAGTTCCGAAGGCTTTTCCGCGATGCGGTCCGGGTGCGCCTGCGGAGCGATGTGCCCGTGGGC encodes the following:
- a CDS encoding methyltransferase domain-containing protein, which gives rise to MRQRLLELLACPQCESGFRLWAGEPGERSASEVETGVLQCERGHVYPVVVGIPRLLPAAMGRFLPVMGDQVQALPPPVREIALREAGARDHAFERQFAHTQRSFTSEWAALGAAGSAWGRSVAARRQLFLDSFGLAADALRGKTVLDVGCGHGEVELALCDSGAEVFAMDLSFSVDYVRARLRAVAREHAANVHIVQANAHHVPFKKHAFDLVHSAGVLHHTPDTAAGFRSVAARAKTGGACFIEVYSTELKNWFDYSVYLAFRAARPVTSRLPHWLLHGVCWSGALPLWAFVRVYNALAGRERYTRRTVREMQLSLFDALSPRYAWHHTTDEVTGWFRTLGFEGMRKTFANHNGFGITGVLASKGS